Genomic segment of Saccharomyces cerevisiae S288C chromosome XV, complete sequence:
AATCACTAACAAAATGTGTCAATCCTAGAATTTCAATGGATTCATGAATACTTCCCAAAACAAACAACAAGTTCAAATTGACGACCTCTCCCTGTGAATTCGTGCAACTTACGTTTTTGATAAAGCCCAGATCACCAGTTCTCAAATAGCTTAAAGTGTTATTCACTTCGCTCTTCATCTTACTTTTGAATTGTTCTGTGATAAAGGGATCTTTGTACAACttgttttttgaactgTTACACACAAAGTAGTCGAATGCATTAGCTTCCGAACAGCACCAAATCTCACCGAATTCTCCATCAACACATGGTAGGAGTGTCTCTGGATTAACTACTGAAACGTCAGTACATACAGGAACAACACCAGAATCTTGAATCTTGATATAGTTTCCAGCACTTACATCATTGGGGTTGACTTCTCTAATTATACCTTCCCTCAGTGAAAATGGGTCTAAATATAGGTCAACCGGAGGAATATCCAGATACGACCTTAATGATATAAGCGGATTGAAGTGATGTTGATAGACATAACTTATTTGTGTACATGATAGGGATATGGTTGAGTACCgttttaaaatattttcaattgtaTAAATCCTTGGTCTATTAGGAAAAGGTATCATGATATTTCGAACACCCTTGAAAACATCTTCTCTAAGCGAGCCAGATGTATTGTTTTTGGCAGAGTTTATATTCTCcttcttatttttgaatCCCTCAATCAAACTAGAGGCTCTATCCAGTAAAGCATATAACGTTTCAAGCTTCAAATATAAATCTTTTACgtttaaattttgaaggCCAATTAAAAACTCCTTAGGGTCAGTAAGAACATCAGTAAGGCTGAATAAGCAAGTTGAAGCACCCGTATAAATTCCTAACAAACAGCTGAACATAAAGCCCAATCCAGATGTATGAGAACATATAGAGAAAAGTGGACTATTATTTCTTAACTGCAAAGTTTCTTTGACTATTTTGCTTGCATTCAGTAAAGACGAATGTGTCATTGTTACGTGAATATTAGATGTTACATCATACTCTGTATTTACCCATACAACACACGGTGTCATACCAATCCTAGTACCTGGTTTGGCCCCAAATTTCTGCTTTAACACATTCTTAAACATAGATACTGTTAACGCATTCTTTGTCTTGACTTTTGAGAAAACTGTAATCTTGGGTATCAAACTTTTGTATTTCTTAAAACATTTGTTTACGAcattattatcattcaACAATGAGTGCAATTTAGCATCAACAAATACTCTTTTCACTTTGTAactttgaataatattaaCCAAGCCTTTTAGGTCCTCTTCTATGACAGACTCCTTAACGCTTGGTAGGGGAATTACCAATAAGTTACAGTACAGGCAGGCCATGATCATCGCTACGTATTCAACCGAATTTTCAcacataataataataggGTCACCATGCTTCAATGGAATTTTAGAACCTacgatttttttcaaaaagccTGCGACAATTTTACCAAAACTTGCCCATGATACCTTTTTGTGAACGTTATTATCGTTACTAGCTGAAGAGTTGACTAGGTTTGTGTTTGTACCATCACTGAACGCCGTTTCGTTCCCATAATTAGAAATTCTCCATTCCAGAATCTCTAAAATCGATTTGAAGTCTGTGAGTTTTGTATGGCTTCGAGTGTCAACAGACTCATCTCTGTAATCAACACCACTGCATTGTAGGGCAAGTTTTGGTTTAACGGGACCGCCATTACGATATGCTGGTTCGATCATAGCGTATTCTTCTTGTAAAGCCatctttctcaattttgataaatgCTCGGATAATATACTCTCATTATAGTACGCTGAATGGGGCAAAAAATCCAATATGACATTATCGAATTGAAACTTTACAAACTGTGCACTGAGATCATTGTTTAAAAACTTCTTCTCTACCGTGCTATTGGCCAATTCCAGAGAACAATATCTCCTAGGTAAAGTATCTCTCGGCACAACTAAAATGCACATTGGTTGGATTTTATGAAAAATCCAAAGAATTCTAAAAATTTGGTCAGTTAAATCATTCATTTTCGTTTCTAATTTGTTCCTCTGTGTTTCTGCAAATTTCATTAAGGTAGTATCTGTTGTTTCGCCATTTTTACTCTCTTCTTCGGTTTTTGCTAGGGAGCTTTCTACCACCATAACTAAAAAGTGCTCTTCTTTATGGTGTTGTAATTCAAATGCAGCAACCTCAAAAACTGTATTTACTGTCCTCACAACTGTTTCAGTAATCTGTTGTAGATAGTGGGATTCAACAACTCTTTTGTATCCCGAAGATGTTTCGCCACTTAAACTCGAAATATCAATAGCCTTAGTGCTTTCTGCTCCAGTGTTACCTTTAGGTTGAGCAGATTGATTCCCTTTTTTGGCATAAAGAAGGTTTGATGTGTGAGCCCAGTTAGGTAATCTGATTAATCTATTCTGTAAAAACATATCTTCTATGAGTGAAAGCACGTATATCTTTCCGTTATGAACAAACCCCATAAGCTTGGTTCTCATAAAGTAGGTATTTGCAGGACAAATATTCAGAATGGTATCCAATTGTTCAGTAACTGCTTGCGATTTTTCGTTAGTAGGCATTTCATACTTTGCCCAAGAAAACATTTCGGAGTAATTTAGTTTTGCTTTGAACACAAATTCGTTCACTTTATCCATCTGGTAAAATTCGTCGGTGATGTGGTTAGAAGAGATCCATATTTCTCCAACAGTGAGGTCTTGCACCAACGTATTCGTATCTGGATTAACCACACATAAAGTGATATCAGGAATTGGGAAGCCAAATGTTTCTAATTTAAGATAATCTTTGAAGGAGCTTGATGAATTAATCATAGCAGTTATGCTACATTCAACCTCATTAAGCTTCAATTTCTCGCGGTTTATAAACAATTCATTTTGAAGCCTTAGTTTTGAATTATGTATTGGAAAGTTCTCTAGGTTTCCTAATTGATCTCTTATAGATATAAAGATACCACCAAAGTCCAATAACGTTAACATGGGAGAATAACAAAATGGTGCATCAATACATcctaaatttttcagccaTTTATGAACAACCATCTCGCTTACATCGGTATCTATAGTGGTACATGAGGTTAAACATGACTTGATGCAACTGAAATCTATTTTGTGCTTCTTGGAAAAAGCTGATTCGGGATTTTCCAAATAATTAATAACTACCTGCTTCAATTGTAGCTGATCATTCAGTAAAATGTCGGCTCTAAATTTATCAATGATATTTTCATAGCCCCCAGGTCGTTGTAATATACTACTATCGATAGATATCATAAGATTACCAGTAAAAAGATTGAAAAGCACACCCATTATCAAACCAGTAGATCTAGTAGGGTCCAGACTATTCAAGATAACAAACCTTGAGTTGGTTGccataatttttttgtgaaATGGCTTCCTGATGCTTTGtgatttttgtttccaGTGAGGCATTGATCGTGAGTTTAGAATTTTTGTCATCGTTTCAAATTGGTTTATTAAGATGTTATGCTTCATGACGACGCCAGAAAGACGACCTAGCGGTGTTCTAGTAAACTCTATATATGAAATATTCGGTATATCAAAGGTAGGcgaagttttttttgcctttgTGTACGTCCCTAAGTCATCAGTCTTGACAAATTTGATTTGCTGGAAAACATCGTTCTTAACCAGTTTAACTTTTGAATGATTTGATGACGAATACAAGTTATCTAATTGTCTATGACATGCGTTAGAAATCAGAACAAATTTCGAATTTGTTACTTTAATTATCTCAAGGATCTCACGCAGAGAATACGTTTCGAATGAGACTGGTACAGCTGCCATGCCGGATATGAAACAGCCTAATAATGCAATAGTAAATTCGATGacatcatttttattgtaCCATAGTAAAATCTTATCCATTTTGTAAAGGTGACTCTTATTCAATTCATGTGCTACCCTCTCCGCTTTCAAATAAAGTTTATCCCATGTGATGAACGTTTCTTTGCCTTTAGAATTTATGCTGATCATCGCTGTTTGACCATCATAATGTTCAAAGCGTCCCCGTAAAATTAGCGGTAAAGAATCCGTCATTGCTGAGTCTCCACTGCTAGTATTTTCGGCTCCAGTGTGTCTTGGTAGTAATGGTATCATAGGATTATAAACGGCATCCTTCACTGAACCGTTTTCATCACTGGAACCTGGCAATGACGATTGCAAAGAAGCTGTATATCTCTTGCTCCGCCTTCTGGGAGTATTGTTCGCAGAAGTCGAGTTTATAGTTGTGACACGATAGATAGAATGACGTCTGTCAATTGAATTAGGTAACGACGTAATGGATGATGCAAGACTTGTATTTCTTCTGTGCAAATGTTTCGACTTTCTCGAATTGGGAGATCGAAGCGGGGTATAAGGCCTCATTTGGgagatttcaaatttgtcTAGcaattgttttcttttggtcTCATAACCCTTTCTTGTTAGATTTTCATCCTTATAGTCTTGAATTAACTCATTTAACCGACTTTGCAGATCTAGAGGTAAGGTAGGAGGAATAGAAAAATCCATTGGAGTAACTCAATGCCACACGCTTTTACACAGAACTGAATCACCCTAACACCAAGTTTACGGAAGCAAATGTTAAATCTGTTGAAGCTCTTTTGACTACATTATAAACAGAAATAAAACATACTAGAAAGTAATCGGGTTTTGACGATTTCATCCATTACCCGTCCGAATGATGGCACTTAtaagataatgaagatgTACGCAGCATTAAAACCCTATTTGCAGAAGCATAGTAAGACGCAACGTACGCTGAATTAGACTGAGACATTACAGTTGCTTTGACATTGGGAAGATAATTGGGATTTAGAACggaaaaaaggaaaagacAAGCTAATTGTAGAGATGGGCAATTCAATTTCGAAGGTTCTGGGAAAACTATTTGGCTcgaaagaaatgaaaattttgatgcTAGGCCTGGATAAGGCTGGTAAGACAACAATATTGTACAAactaaaattaaataaaataaagacGTCTACTCCCACTGTCGGTTTTAACGTGGAAACCGTTACTTATAAAAACGTAAAATTCAACATGTGGGATGTAGGAGGACAACAAAGATTGAGACCTCTCTGGAGACATTATTTTCCAGCCACCACCGCACTTATCTTTGTGATAGATTCTAGTGCTAGAAACCGTATGGAAGAGGCCAAAGAAGAGTTATATAGTATCATAGGTGAGAAAGAGATGGAGAATGTAGTACTGCTGGTATGGGCAAACAAACAAGATTTGAAAGATGCAATGAAACCTCAAGAGGTTTCCGATTTTTTAGAACtggagaaaaatttgaaaaaccaaCCTTGGTGTGTCATCGGTAGTAACGCCTTATCCGGACAGGGTCTTGTTGAAGGATTATCCTGGATTTCGAACAACACAAACGTTCcaaagaaataaacatTGCATTTATTGGTGTTGAATCTGCATACACCGATTGTTCATCCTTCATTTTTACTGGATTGTACTTtactaaaaagaaaacttctggaaaaaaaacagtaTCCAAATAACTAAATAGCTTTAATAATacaatataaaaaatggagACACTGTTGTGAAAAGTCAACCTTTACTACGGTTTCTGTCTTTGCCTTTGATCTGCTCACTTTTCGGTAACTTCAACACTACCGTCAGAATTACCGAAGTAGGCTTTTGAAGCGTTGTCGATGAATAAACCTGTTTCCACCACGCCCACTAACAGTTTGATTTCTCTATGCAATTTTCTTGGATCGGAAATTTCACCGAAATCCGCATCGATAATGAAGTTATTATTGTCAGTTACAACAGGACCTGCTTTAGCAGAACCTCCTTGTCTGATGTCAACTTTTTCAGCATGCAATTGTTCTAATAGATCATTCTTGACCCTCACGTATGAGGAAGGTACAATTTCAATGGGAACACCTTGCCTCCAGTTCTTACCTAAATGTTTTGGtgacttttttcttgaatcaGCAACGACAATGAAGGTTTTAGCACTAGTACTaaccaatttttcttgaaatagACAAGCACCACCACCTTTAATTAATTGTAAATTCTCATCCACTTCATCAGCACCGTCAAACGCTATATCAATGCGAGGATACTGTTCAATGGAGCCTAATTGCAACTTGTTATCCAAAATCAAGTTTCTTGATTGGAATCCTGTTGGAATGCAAATGAATTTAGACGCTACTTCATAAAATTTAGGGTCATGCAAATATTGTCCAATTCTTTCGGCAACATAAACCACTGTGCTACCACTACCAATTCCAATAATTTTGTGatcatcaaattttaaattttcatcaactGCTCTGTATGCTGCAGCTCTCTTGGCATCCTCCAAAGGATTGCCCAAAGATTCTAACGCATCAATTTTTGGGACACCGGCAGCCATTTCTTTCCTATGTTGTATTTATATGAGGTTGCAGTATGCGGTAACCAAGTTTATGTAACACGATGTTGTTAATTTTCTACAAGAGAAAAGAACGTCCCAGtacaaagagaataaaTTGCATGTAATAAATTGAAACAGTTTCACACTGCAACGCAAGCCGTAcatatattatattatcCAAAGCGTACGTAAACTGACACCCAATTACGAACCAGATGAAATTTCACCGAGTTAATCGCTTTTCCCTCATcgcaaaaaaatttttcaactcaTCGCGACTTTTCACTGCCTCGGCCACAAGCAATCTGGGCCATGCCATTACTCCCATTAGCCCGAAAAAAAGAGGGGGTATGAAGCTAGTACATCATTATAACAAGTACTAAACTCAATTAATTCACTTACGAGACTTATACCAACGCTGGTTGATATACCACATTTGGCAGCATCCAAGGTTTCTCGTAAAATAGCTATAGTGTGGCGGACTTACCGGATGTCATTGTATAATCTTTTATAGAAAAAGGCTTTCTGAAATTTGAACATGACTAATTAACGCATATCAGGTGGGTAATCTTTCCGCAATACTATAACTTTGCTAGAAGTTATGTAAACGTTTTAGTTTACAAGAGAAAGTTTTGTGAACATTATCAGTGCCAAAACAGAAGCGGTATTACGATCGAAAATGCCAAATAAGACCGTCCGATGCCCCTTTCTTCTGCTACTCGTGATCTCACCGGCAGATAATGATTGAGTAATATCATGAATCTCTCCAAGAAACAATACTCAACTTAATGCGTTCGCAAACTGCTAttagaataaaaataatgtttcaaaaataacGATCTTGATGTCTATACCAACCATGCATGATTTCCTATTGTGCGTGCCTTATTTACGCACGTTTTTCAACATACGGCTCTATCACCGAAGGCGCTCAAGAGCAGAATAATATGACCGTCATTCATTTCAAACCCATACACAATGAACCTTATCACACCCAAACATATGATATGgtattaaaaaatgaaaaaaattcattattcTTTAGCGtaattattgaagaaaaaacagtgCGCGCGGTAATTTTTTGTCACTCAGTAACTAGAGAGAAGCCGAATGTACTCCCCCGGCTAGCTGGAGACCATGGCTCTGCCTAGGATTTCTCTTATGCTTTCCTTTCACCAATCACTTTGTTCCGGCGAGGCCCGCGAAGCTCGCTTTCTTTCAGCCTAGCAATCATGTTCTTGCCAGCGTCGTAGACTACTGTATGGCAGTTGCTGCACTTGCCATGAATATCCTAGTGAAGCCTCTATGCAATAATCCAGTTACTGCGTTAGAATCCTGGTAAAATGTCTAATCTTATTACATTACAGCAACGTATTAGattttgattgaaaatTAGTCCTTGCGACTTGGTATATATCTTATTTTAAGAAAGCTgaaaggaagaaagatCATCACGAACAACATGTCTGCTCCACAAGCCAAGATTTTGTCTCAAGCTCCAACTGAATTGGAATTACAAGTTGCTCAAGCTTTCGttgaattggaaaattcttCTCCAGAATTGAAAGCTGAGTTGAGACCTTTGCAATTCAAGTCCATCAGAGAAGTATGTTATTAATTTGAATCTAAACTTAAGAATAATGGAGAGtaacaaaggaaaaaagtgTGAACGGGACGATACCAGAATGTTTCAATCTAGAAAAGTATAAAAGATAAGGACTAGGACTCAAATGTATTTGGCTGACTATCGCCTGAACCTTGATGCTAAGCAAATACCATatcttcaagaaaaagccTACTCCAGTGTTTAAGAAGAAGGGAACGATTTACTAGATCATGCTATACGCAGTAAGGTTCTGATAGTTAATTACAATCGGTCCAAGTTCTAAGCGGTGTCGTCCATGCATATATCATTTACAAGTTACTGGCGTCAACTcttcaaatattcaaaatatcaccTAATCAAACTTACtaacattttccttttttgttttccttcttttatAGATCGACGTTGCTGGTGGTAAGAAGGCTTTGGCCATTTTTGTTCCAGTCCCATCTTTGGCTGGTTTCCACAAGGTTCAAACTAAGTTGACCCgtgaattggaaaagaaattccaAGACCGTCATGTCATCTTCTTGGCTGAAAGAAGAATCTTGCCAAAGCCATCTAGAACATCTAGACAAGTCCAAAAGAGACCAAGATCCAGAACCTTGACTGCTGTTCATGACAAGATCTTGGAAGACTTAGTCTTCCCAACTGAAATCGTTGGTAAGAGAGTTAGATATTTGGTTGGTGGTAACAAGATCCAAAAGGTTTTGTTAGACTCAAAGGATGTCCAACAAATCGACTACAAATTGGAATCTTTCCAAGCTGTTTACAACAAATTGACTGGTAAGCAAATTGTTTTCGAAATTCCAAGTGAAACTCATTAGttaatataataatatctaaatctttattattagtTAGTAACAActttgtttattttataGCACAAtaagataataaaaactccaaattccaaaaaaaaatactttttgCAAAGATCTGAATCAAATAAATTTTATGACAACTATGCATAGTTACATACTTTTTCACCGCCGTATGATTGCCGCTAAATCGACAGGTTGCCATACAAACATTTATTTATGTCGTGCCAtgtttataaaattttcgtATCTGTTGGAGTTAGATAAGCCTACGCTTGATGGACCGTTGGGTGGCTTTCTAAGTGAGCTCGTGCCATCACAATTAATATAAGGAATTGTAGATGTTTCTTTCGTTATAggtatttcaaaataattATAAGAACCTACGCCCTCGTCTTTCTCCATTGGAACAGTTGCCGTTTTCGCAGTTCTTTTTGGTTCAGTCCTCATATCATGTGATTCCCCTGGCTCTCCTGATCTTTTTATACTTACTTTGAAATCGTCATATGtgtatttctttgatgCAACTCCGATAACGAAGACAATGCTTCCAATAATAACTAAGAATTTGCATACCGTTATTAAACCTACCAAAAGTTTACCTATAAGCTTCTGTAATATTGGCCCCATCATTGTTGTGAATACGCACCCTACCAAAAATGATGGGAAATCCAGCACAATACTGCCAGGCCCACTACCTATTGTAATTTTCCATCGTAACCAATCCCTTTTCAAATCCATCCGTGACTTCTATGTCTCGTTACTTTCACAGCGTGTGGAGCTACTAGAAAAGTGGCAAAGCTAAACAGCTGATCGAAGTAAACAGAAAAGAACACTAATTGTAGATCAGGCTGTGTACTAGACCTTATTTTACTGTATTTTTTcggaaagaaaaaaggagCGCTTTGCAGATCGAAAGTTTCGCTCGTAAATTATTTGTAAGATGCTATTCATAATATGTTAACTGAGAGAAACCAGgtcaaaacaaaacaattttGGGCTCTTGCCTCCAAATTTGCCTACCCTAGAACAGGTATCCATTATCTCGCCTGTACCcgattaaaaaaaagaccaATTATTTAAAACTTCTCAAGAAGTTTCATATGCAGTGTATAAGTTGAAGGAATATAGGAATATATATCCTTCAGAAAAGCAACACAATACCTAATTACATAACCGATATTTACCTTTTAGAGTGCCTCATTCTTGCAATCTTTCTGTTCGCCATAACACCACCGCCCATGCTCATGCCATTATTTGTTCCCATCCCCATCTGATTAGGGGCTGACTGCGGCTGCCCAAAAGAAGTTGTCGGCACACCACCTGCCCCCCCAAAAATGGATGATGGATTTGTTACGTTTGAATTGGAACCAGAGGCAGCATTCGCACCAAATATATCACTTGGCCTTAATGCATTGGTCGCGGTATTAGTAATTCCGCCATTCAATCCGCTAAAATTAATATTAGGAACTGTTGATGGCGTGAATGAGCTGTTTGTATTGAAAGATGGGGTTTGCGATTGATGTGGTTGGTTATTAGAGCCGGCAAACACCGTATTAGCATTAGTGTTGCCGTTCATATTAAATACAGAGCCGCCACCAGGCGTTGAATTATTTCCCGTAAAATTAAAAGCAGAGGGAACATTGACATTTTGTGCATTCGTGGAAGGAGGTTTATTGAATAAACCAGCATTAGCATTAGTTGACGAAGTTGCTGATGTAAAAGGATTGAGACCCCCTGCACCATTGTTTCCAAAATTAAATGAAGATTGATTAGAAGCTGCACCAGTTGCTGCTGTTCCTGAGCTCGAAAAGCCAAATGCCGAGCCCGCTCCATTCGTATTGCCACTAGCGATACTTTGATCCGGTTTTCCTACGTTAAATGTACCCGCTATATTGGTTCCTGAGGTATTGGAAGTAGTAGTTGTGCCGTTACCAGTAGCAGGGGCGTTAAACGAGAATGATGTGGAGTTTGCTGAGGCATTGGTACCATTGGTGTTAGCAGTACCGAATGAAAATGCAGATTTAGATGTTGTATTACCAGTAGCGTCTGTTGGCTTACCCAAGACAGGAATCGGCGTTGAGGAAGCAGAACCATCGAAGAAAGAAGTTGGAGAGTTTgacttttctttattgtgATTGAACTTTGTAAAGGAAAAGCCATTTGATAGCTTCTCCGTATTTGCTGCCGCTGTACTTGCTGTCGACTTCATCGACTCGGGAGCCCCAAAACTAAAAGATGGTTTTGTGCTAGTGGTTGTTGTATTATTTGTTGTGGAACCGCCAAAGGTGAAAGATGGCGGTGTAGGTCTTTTATCTGTCTCATTAGCAGGAGGTTTagtgaaagaaaatgaggTGTTAGAGCCTGGTGGTTCTTTAGCTGCATCTGACTTaccaaatgaaaacaatggCTTTGGTTGTGAGGTTTTTGAAGACGCAAACGTAAAGGAGGGCTTTTTAGGTTCCGAAACAACAGATGAATCTTTTTGAGCAGGTTcagtaaaagaaaaagttggCTTGAGAGTCTTATCATCCGTCGGTGCTTGAACATCAACAGGCTTGCCCGGAAACGAAAACGAGGGTTTAGCTGCTTCGTTTGAAATTGGACTACTCTTACGTTCCTCCTCTGACTTAGAGAAAGAGAATGTAGGTTTCGCACTTCCCTCAGAGATCTTATTTTCACTTGTTGACTGCCCAAAAGTAAAAGTAGGCTTCTTGACTATTGTGGCAGGTGTCTCAGATGGTTTGGTGTGTGTTTCTTTCGCGGTGGCGGCTTTACCAAAGGTAAATTGTGCAGAGGAGTCAATATTGCTTGTTACATCAGCTTTTTTTCCGAATGTAAATAATGGTGTACCTTCAGCTTG
This window contains:
- the NUP1 gene encoding FG-nucleoporin NUP1 (FG-nucleoporin component of central core of the nuclear pore complex; contributes directly to nucleocytoplasmic transport and maintenance of thenuclear pore complex (NPC) permeability barrier; possible karyopherin release factor that accelerates release of karyopherin-cargo complexes after transport across NPC; both NUP1 and NUP60 are homologous to human NUP153); translated protein: MSSNTSSVMSSPRVEKRSFSSTLKSFFTNPNKKRPSSKKVFSSNLSYANHLEESDVEDTLHVNKRKRVSGTSQHSDSLTQNNNNAPIIIYGTENTERPPLLPILPIQRLRLLREKQRVRNMRELGLIQSTEFPSITSSVILGSQSKSDEGGSYLCTSSTPSPIKNGSCTRQLAGKSGEDTNVGLPILKSLKNRSNRKRFHSQSKGTVWSANFEYDLSEYDAIQKKDNKDKEGNAGGDQKTSENRNNIKSSISNGNLATGPNLTSEIEDLRADINSNRLSNPQKNLLLKGPASTVAKTAPIQESFVPNSERSGTPTLKKNIEPKKDKESIVLPTVGFDFIKDNETPSKKTSPKATSSAGAVFKSSVEMGKTDKSTKTAEAPTLSFNFSQKANKTKAVDNTVPSTTLFNFGGKSDTVTSASQPFKFGKTSEKSENHTESDAPPKSTAPIFSFGKQEENGDEGDDENEPKRKRRLPVSEDTNTKPLFDFGKTGDQKETKKGESEKDASGKPSFVFGASDKQAEGTPLFTFGKKADVTSNIDSSAQFTFGKAATAKETHTKPSETPATIVKKPTFTFGQSTSENKISEGSAKPTFSFSKSEEERKSSPISNEAAKPSFSFPGKPVDVQAPTDDKTLKPTFSFTEPAQKDSSVVSEPKKPSFTFASSKTSQPKPLFSFGKSDAAKEPPGSNTSFSFTKPPANETDKRPTPPSFTFGGSTTNNTTTTSTKPSFSFGAPESMKSTASTAAANTEKLSNGFSFTKFNHNKEKSNSPTSFFDGSASSTPIPVLGKPTDATGNTTSKSAFSFGTANTNGTNASANSTSFSFNAPATGNGTTTTSNTSGTNIAGTFNVGKPDQSIASGNTNGAGSAFGFSSSGTAATGAASNQSSFNFGNNGAGGLNPFTSATSSTNANAGLFNKPPSTNAQNVNVPSAFNFTGNNSTPGGGSVFNMNGNTNANTVFAGSNNQPHQSQTPSFNTNSSFTPSTVPNINFSGLNGGITNTATNALRPSDIFGANAASGSNSNVTNPSSIFGGAGGVPTTSFGQPQSAPNQMGMGTNNGMSMGGGVMANRKIARMRHSKR